One genomic segment of Cololabis saira isolate AMF1-May2022 chromosome 22, fColSai1.1, whole genome shotgun sequence includes these proteins:
- the klhl40b gene encoding kelch-like protein 40b: protein MALPTNPIDEPKVYQQTLLQDGLYDLLENENLVDCVLKIKDKEFPCHRLVLCACSSYFRSIFLSDLDESKKKEIVLEDVEPGVMGLILKYLYTSNINVTEQNVQDIFAVANMYQIPSIFTVCVSFLQKRLSLSNCLAIFRLGLMLDCPRLAVSARNFACERFQLISRDEDFLQLHPSELAAILTNDSLNVETEEVVFEALMDWVSKDTESREKELPSLLDCVRLRLVDEDYLEEKVEKHKLISTNPELKQKLELIRDARAGKMPEVKKVKSKTTDGEAEKDGESTDKEEEEEGLLPGILNDNLRFGMFVRDLILMVNDAGAVAYDPSGNDCFVASLSTQIPKNHASLVTKENQIFVIGGLFVDEQNKDDPMSSYFLQYDPVSADWLGMPPLPSPRFLFGLAEAENSIFVLGGKELKDQESTLDTVSVYDRKSFKWGESESIPYQVYGHATVSHKGVVYVIGGKGDDKNCLKKMCAYDARRFEWKELAPMKNARSLFGATVHKNKIYVAAGVTDNGLTDSVEVYDIATNKWSDFGTFPQERSSLNLVSLVGSLYAVGGFAMMPLEDSDEMIPKEMNDIWRYNETEKKWIGVLREIEYACGATILGVRLNTLRLTKI from the exons ATGGCCCTGCCTACAAACCCTATAGATGAGCCCAAGGTGTACCAGCAGACTCTGCTCCAGGATGGTCTGTACGACTTGTTGGAGAATGAAAACCTGGTTGACTGTGTGCTGAAGATCAAAGACAAGGAGTTCCCCTGCCATCGACTGGTACTGTGCGCCTGCAGCTCGTACTTCCGCTCCATCTTCCTGTCTGACCTGGATGagagcaaaaagaaagaaattgtcCTTGAAGATGTGGAGCCCGGAGTCATGGGGCTGATCCTCAAGTACCTGTACACCTCCAATATCAATGTGACGGAGCAGAATGTCCAGGACATCTTTGCTGTCGCTAACATGTACCAGATCCCCTCCATTTTCACCGTGTGTGTCTCTTTCCTGCAAAAGCGCCTGAGCCTCAGCAACTGCCTGGCGATCTTCAGGCTGGGTCTGATGCTGGACTGCCCCAGGTTGGCCGTCTCTGCCCGGAACTTCGCCTGCGAGCGCTTCCAGCTCATCTCCAGAGACGAGGACTTCCTCCAACTTCATCCGAGTGAGCTGGCAGCTATCTTAACAAACGACAGTCTGAATGTTGAGACGGAGGAGGTGGTGTTTGAGGCTCTGATGGACTGGGTTTCCAAGGATACCGAGAGCAGAGAGAAGGAGCTCCCGAGCTTGCTGGATTGTGTTCGTTTGCGTCTCGTTGATGAGGATTATCTGGAGGAGAAAGTGGAAAAACACAAACTGATATCAACCAATCCAGAGCTGAAGCAGAAACTGGAGCTGATCCGAGACGCTCGCGCCGGGAAAATGCCTGAggttaaaaaagtcaaaagtaaaACGACTGATGGCGAAGCAGAAAAAGATGGCGAGAGTACagacaaggaggaggaggaggaaggtctCCTCCCGGGGATTCTGAATGACAACCTGCGATTTGGGATGTTTGTCAGGGACTTGATACTGATGGTGAACGACGCGGGCGCCGTGGCGTACGACCCGTCGGGGAATGACTGCTTCGTCGCATCACTCTCCACACAGATCCCCAAGAACCACGCCAGCCTGGTCACCAAGGAGAACCAGATCTTCGTGATCGGAGGATTATTCGTTGATGAGCAGAACAAGGACGATCCAATGTCCTCGTACTTCCTGCAG TACGACCCGGTGAGCGCTGACTGGCTCGGGATGCCACCCCTCCCATCGCCCCGCTTCTTGTTTGGACTGGCGGAGGCCGAGAACTCCATCTTCgtgctgggggggaaggagctgaAGGATCAGGAGTCCACGCTCGATACAGTTTCGGTCTACGACAGAAA GTCATTTAAATGGGGCGAGTCTGAGTCAATTCCTTATCAAGTCTATGGACACGCAACGGTGTCGCACAAAGGGGTCGTGTACGTGATCGGAGGAAAAGGAGACGACAA GAACTGCCTGAAGAAGATGTGTGCTTATGATGCCCGGAGATTTGAGTGGAAGGAGCTTGCACCCATGAAGAATGCACGTTCCTTATTTGGAGCCACTgttcataaaaacaagatatatgtggctgcaggagtgacGGACAATGGCCTGACAGACTCTGTGGAGGTGTACGACATCGCCACAAACAA GTGGTCAGACTTTGGGACATTTCCTCAGGAGCGCAGTTCCCTGAATCTTGTGTCTTTGGTCGGTTCCCTTTATGCTGTCGGGGGTTTTGCCATGATGCCTTTGGAGGACAGCGATGAAATGATTCCCAAAGAGATGAACGACATTTGGAG GTATAATGAGACGGAGAAGAAGTGGATTGGCGTCCTCAGAGAGATTGAGTACGCTTGTGGGGCCACAATTCTGGGGGTCCGACTGAACACCCTACGGCTGACCAAGATTTGA